In Chryseobacterium camelliae, one DNA window encodes the following:
- a CDS encoding acyl-CoA dehydrogenase family protein — protein MSYYPLTSIPDYYGIDALLTEEHKLIRQSVRDWVESFVMPQIDQAAQNHTDLPGLMRELGNIGALGPYIPEEYGGSGLDQISYGLIMQELERGDSAVRSAASVQSSLVMFPINEYGSEEQKRKYLPKLASGEMIGSFGLTEPNHGSDPGSMETNFRDMGDHYLLNGAKMWITNAPLCDIAVVWAKNEDGKVQGLIVERGMEGFTTPETHNKWSLRASKTGELVFNNVKVPKENLMPGVTGLKGPLSCLNSARYGISWGVIGAAIDCYCTAVQYSKERKQFGKPIGSYQLQQKKLAEFLTEITKAQLLCLQLGNLKNDHKATPAQISMAKRNNVKMAIDIARESRQILGGMGIMGEFPMMRHAANLESVITYEGTHDVHLLITGMDITGINAF, from the coding sequence ATGTCATACTATCCTCTTACAAGCATTCCCGATTACTACGGAATTGATGCTTTGCTTACAGAAGAACACAAACTGATCCGCCAATCTGTAAGGGACTGGGTGGAAAGCTTTGTTATGCCGCAGATTGACCAGGCAGCTCAAAACCATACGGATTTACCGGGCTTGATGAGAGAATTGGGAAACATAGGAGCACTGGGTCCTTACATTCCTGAAGAATACGGCGGTTCCGGACTAGATCAGATTTCATACGGACTCATCATGCAGGAACTGGAACGCGGAGATTCTGCGGTGCGCTCTGCTGCATCCGTACAGAGTTCATTGGTGATGTTCCCTATTAACGAATACGGTTCTGAAGAGCAGAAAAGAAAATATCTTCCCAAGCTCGCTTCCGGTGAAATGATCGGTTCTTTCGGGCTTACCGAGCCTAATCACGGATCAGACCCGGGATCTATGGAAACGAATTTCAGGGATATGGGAGACCATTACCTTCTTAACGGGGCTAAAATGTGGATTACCAACGCTCCACTCTGTGATATTGCCGTAGTATGGGCAAAAAATGAAGACGGAAAAGTACAGGGACTTATTGTAGAACGCGGGATGGAAGGCTTCACAACGCCTGAAACCCATAATAAATGGAGCTTAAGGGCTTCCAAAACAGGAGAACTGGTTTTCAACAACGTCAAAGTTCCGAAAGAAAACCTGATGCCGGGCGTCACGGGTTTAAAAGGACCGCTTTCCTGCCTTAATTCTGCACGGTACGGGATTTCCTGGGGTGTAATTGGTGCTGCCATCGATTGCTACTGCACAGCCGTACAGTATTCGAAAGAAAGAAAACAGTTCGGAAAACCGATCGGTTCATACCAGCTTCAGCAAAAGAAACTGGCAGAGTTCCTGACCGAAATTACCAAAGCTCAATTGCTCTGTCTGCAACTGGGAAACCTTAAAAACGACCATAAAGCAACTCCTGCCCAGATTTCTATGGCTAAAAGGAATAACGTGAAAATGGCCATTGACATTGCCCGCGAATCCAGGCAGATTTTAGGTGGAATGGGAATCATGGGTGAATTCCCGATGATGAGGCATGCAGCCAACCTGGAATCTGTTATTACGTATGAAGGAACACATGATGTGCACCTGCTGATTACCGGTATGGATATTACAGGCATCAATGCTTTTTAG
- a CDS encoding NUDIX hydrolase: MKIKDTKNKQTLRELIDTKDFVAHVSVDCTIFGFHNNILKVLLLKYHDLDLWSLPGGFVFTDEDLREAAARVLYERTHLKDLFLKQFHTFGRIDRTENNVHQILLENKGITVPKDHWIFQRFITVGYCSLIDFSIANTFPDAFNESCEWFEVNNLPKMAFDHDRIIETGLEYLRMNINTEVAASNLLPEKFTMKDLQCLYETILGEKFRRNNFQRKILSLNILDRLEKLYDGSANKAPYLYTFKKRFSTDSPNPISGKENK; the protein is encoded by the coding sequence ATGAAAATTAAAGACACAAAGAATAAACAGACGCTTCGTGAACTCATTGATACAAAAGACTTTGTAGCCCATGTATCTGTTGACTGCACCATATTTGGTTTTCATAATAATATTCTCAAGGTTTTACTGCTAAAATACCATGATCTTGATCTGTGGTCTCTTCCGGGAGGATTTGTCTTCACAGATGAGGACCTGCGTGAAGCAGCTGCCCGTGTACTGTATGAAAGAACCCACCTTAAAGACCTGTTTCTGAAACAGTTCCACACATTCGGAAGGATTGACCGGACGGAAAATAACGTCCATCAGATCCTGCTGGAAAATAAAGGAATCACAGTGCCGAAAGACCACTGGATTTTCCAGAGGTTCATCACTGTTGGGTATTGCAGCCTGATCGATTTTTCCATCGCCAATACTTTTCCGGATGCTTTTAACGAAAGCTGCGAATGGTTTGAAGTGAATAACCTGCCGAAAATGGCTTTCGACCATGACCGGATTATAGAAACAGGGCTGGAGTACCTCCGTATGAACATCAACACAGAAGTGGCTGCCAGTAACCTGCTTCCTGAAAAATTTACAATGAAGGACCTTCAATGCCTCTACGAAACCATCTTGGGTGAAAAATTCAGAAGGAACAACTTCCAACGTAAAATTTTAAGCCTTAACATCCTGGACAGGCTGGAAAAGCTGTATGACGGTTCGGCCAACAAGGCACCCTATCTCTATACTTTCAAAAAAAGATTCAGCACGGACAGCCCTAATCCTATTTCCGGCAAGGAAAATAAATAA
- a CDS encoding MFS transporter → MTTKTGNLSLPLKLSFLIFSMVLNCMGIVILQLSEAKITYEKLGFLESFKDLPIAFISLFAVGLISKTGTKKALLTALLTVGICSAVLPFVEVFWFYKLWFAIIGVCFAIGKICIFGIIRNNIADEKSLAKTMNNVEASFMIGIFVVNTGFGWLISSSYSEFWKLGFLSVSLLSFITVFLFSKLDISEPASDGKGLIEGISAMIKLPILLFFLVIFCIVFIEQSFNSWLPSYYKTHLKVNSFFALQATSFMALFSYSGRVVTARLIHRFSLVRYYWICLAFILILLCIISGIQYFYSVQSEILLYLFPVIGLFLSPLYPVINSKMIAGMEREKISLLTSCIVIFSSLGSSVSSIMMSILFGNRMLDWYSLYILATVIVLLTVSSLYFYAAKKNL, encoded by the coding sequence ATGACGACCAAGACAGGCAATTTGTCGCTTCCGCTAAAGTTGAGTTTTCTTATATTTTCGATGGTGCTAAACTGCATGGGCATTGTCATTCTTCAGCTTTCGGAGGCAAAAATCACCTATGAAAAGCTGGGTTTCCTGGAATCGTTCAAAGACCTTCCTATTGCTTTTATTTCGCTTTTCGCAGTAGGCCTTATCAGTAAAACGGGGACAAAAAAAGCACTGCTTACGGCGCTGCTTACCGTTGGCATATGCTCGGCAGTTTTGCCTTTTGTGGAGGTATTCTGGTTTTATAAGCTATGGTTTGCTATTATCGGGGTATGCTTTGCGATCGGAAAGATCTGCATCTTCGGGATCATCCGGAACAATATTGCGGATGAAAAGTCCCTGGCTAAAACCATGAACAATGTAGAAGCATCTTTCATGATCGGTATCTTCGTTGTAAATACGGGCTTCGGATGGTTGATATCAAGTTCATATTCAGAATTCTGGAAGCTTGGATTCCTGAGTGTTTCCCTCCTCTCATTCATCACTGTATTTCTGTTTTCAAAACTGGATATCTCAGAACCGGCAAGTGATGGTAAAGGGCTTATTGAGGGCATATCTGCAATGATAAAACTTCCGATACTGCTGTTTTTCCTGGTGATTTTCTGTATCGTATTTATTGAGCAAAGCTTTAATTCCTGGCTGCCGTCCTATTATAAAACGCATCTGAAGGTGAACTCCTTTTTTGCCCTCCAGGCGACATCGTTTATGGCTCTTTTTTCGTATTCAGGCAGGGTTGTTACAGCCCGCCTGATCCACAGGTTTTCCCTGGTCAGATATTACTGGATATGCCTGGCTTTCATCTTGATCCTGCTGTGCATCATTTCCGGTATCCAGTATTTTTATTCTGTGCAAAGCGAAATCCTGCTCTACCTGTTCCCGGTAATAGGCCTCTTCCTGTCTCCGCTCTACCCTGTGATCAATTCTAAGATGATTGCAGGTATGGAAAGGGAGAAAATCAGCCTTCTGACTTCCTGTATTGTCATTTTCTCCTCCCTGGGAAGTTCTGTAAGCTCCATTATGATGTCCATACTGTTTGGAAACAGAATGCTTGACTGGTATTCCCTCTACATTTTAGCTACTGTTATTGTGCTACTTACGGTAAGTTCATTATATTTTTATGCCGCAAAGAAAAACTTATAA
- a CDS encoding SusC/RagA family TonB-linked outer membrane protein → MNVKLSRSLGMVAVLYFTANFNAQNRTNDTVSKETKIEEVVMIGYGTQKKSNVTGAISSIKASDIENIPAGKPEQVLQGRAAGVNVITNSGQPGSSATIRVRGITSYYSNNDPLWVVDGIVVDGIGWLNQSDIESIEVLKDGASSAIYGVSAARGVILVTTKKGRKGRLNLSYNGSYGTARAARKLDLLNATQYATILNEAYVNGGQAPVFQNPQSLGAGTDWQNVIFGTGERSNHEISISGGNEKSTFYGSFGYFDQTGIVMSDISYYKRLTGRLNSTHKLTDWLTVGQTFAYTHTKSQGINSNGEFGGPLSSAVNLDPTTPVVVTDPAMAASNTYSNPNIVRDPYGNPYGISTLVGQEMSNPLAFRYTQLGNSGWSDDFIANIFAEVKFLKDFTFKSSINGKKSYWGNQSFTPLFYLNPNYSNLNFNSLSRTTQQKLEWSFENTINWQKKFGEHNLNILAGTGYYEYNIGFGQTVTHTNLPISSYQDASFNFYIPQDQKNLNAWDNINTHKASYFGRIVYDYANKYLFTGTVRRDGSSKFGANNHWGTFPAFSVGWNVDKENFWPENKVINTLKLRGGYGVLGNDGIGDFLFANFYVPGANYTNGNNVIMPGYIPNTLANPDLKWESTSQLNIATDIRFLSNFNLTVDYYKKKTSDILRQVQIPGYVGVTVAPTANIGDMENEGVEVELGYKKNWTDFGVSVNGNFAYLKNTVTSLEQGRLYIDGPGFQSMGPVSRIQVGESYGSFYGYKTLGIFQNQDQINAYRNAAGQLILPDAKPGDFIWQDTNGDGKITDADKVNLGNSVPKYTFGLTVNMNYKNWDLMVFAQGQAGNKIFQGLRRLDILNANYQTAILDRWTGEGTSTPRLTTNDTNHNYTWMSDYYLQKGDYVRVKLVQLGYTLPQTMTQNLGMGKLRLYITAENLFTFTKYTGYDPEIAAGDSFGIDRAYYPQAKTFLFGANLTF, encoded by the coding sequence ATGAATGTAAAACTATCAAGAAGTTTAGGGATGGTTGCCGTGCTTTATTTTACGGCAAATTTCAATGCCCAGAACAGAACGAATGACACTGTTTCCAAAGAAACCAAAATAGAGGAAGTGGTGATGATTGGTTATGGTACCCAAAAGAAGAGTAACGTAACGGGAGCGATCTCAAGTATCAAAGCCAGTGATATTGAAAATATTCCTGCCGGAAAACCGGAACAGGTATTACAGGGACGTGCTGCGGGGGTGAATGTGATTACCAACTCCGGCCAGCCAGGTTCATCAGCAACGATCCGGGTAAGAGGGATTACCAGTTATTATTCCAACAATGATCCGCTTTGGGTAGTGGATGGGATTGTAGTGGATGGAATCGGCTGGCTGAACCAGTCTGATATCGAAAGCATAGAAGTGCTTAAAGACGGTGCTTCCTCTGCTATATATGGAGTTTCTGCGGCAAGAGGGGTTATCCTGGTTACTACCAAAAAAGGACGTAAAGGCAGGTTGAATCTTTCCTATAACGGATCTTACGGGACAGCAAGAGCGGCCAGAAAACTGGACCTTCTTAATGCTACTCAATATGCAACAATCCTTAATGAAGCGTATGTGAACGGAGGGCAGGCTCCTGTGTTCCAGAATCCGCAGTCTTTAGGTGCGGGCACCGACTGGCAGAATGTGATTTTCGGTACCGGCGAACGGTCAAACCATGAAATCAGCATCAGCGGAGGAAATGAAAAGTCGACTTTCTACGGATCGTTCGGATATTTCGATCAGACCGGTATTGTCATGAGCGATATTTCCTACTACAAAAGACTAACGGGCCGTCTGAACTCTACCCACAAACTAACGGACTGGTTAACTGTAGGCCAGACATTTGCCTATACCCATACCAAATCTCAGGGGATCAATTCCAACGGGGAATTCGGAGGACCTTTAAGTTCTGCCGTGAACCTGGATCCTACAACTCCTGTAGTGGTAACAGATCCTGCAATGGCAGCTTCCAATACCTATTCAAATCCTAATATCGTAAGAGACCCTTACGGAAATCCATATGGAATCTCTACACTGGTTGGCCAGGAAATGTCTAACCCGTTAGCTTTCCGTTATACCCAGCTTGGAAACTCCGGATGGTCTGATGATTTCATCGCGAATATTTTTGCAGAAGTAAAGTTTCTGAAAGATTTCACTTTTAAATCATCCATTAACGGAAAGAAATCATATTGGGGGAATCAGAGCTTTACGCCGCTGTTCTATCTCAACCCCAACTACAGTAATTTGAATTTCAACAGCCTGAGCAGAACGACACAGCAGAAGCTTGAATGGAGTTTTGAAAATACAATCAATTGGCAGAAGAAATTCGGAGAACATAACCTGAATATTCTTGCCGGTACCGGTTACTATGAGTACAATATTGGTTTTGGTCAGACGGTAACCCACACCAACTTACCGATCAGCAGTTATCAGGATGCTTCTTTCAATTTCTACATCCCTCAGGATCAGAAGAACCTGAATGCATGGGATAATATCAATACCCACAAAGCATCTTATTTCGGTAGAATTGTGTATGACTATGCCAACAAGTACCTGTTCACGGGTACGGTAAGACGTGACGGATCCTCTAAATTCGGTGCCAATAACCATTGGGGTACTTTCCCTGCCTTTTCAGTAGGTTGGAATGTAGACAAGGAAAATTTCTGGCCTGAAAATAAAGTGATTAATACTTTAAAATTGCGTGGTGGCTATGGTGTACTAGGAAACGACGGTATCGGTGATTTCCTTTTTGCCAATTTCTATGTTCCGGGTGCTAACTATACCAACGGAAATAACGTGATTATGCCTGGATACATTCCAAATACGCTTGCTAATCCGGATCTTAAATGGGAGTCTACTTCCCAGCTGAATATAGCAACAGACATCAGATTCCTGAGCAATTTCAACTTAACGGTAGATTATTATAAAAAGAAAACTTCTGATATCCTCAGACAGGTTCAGATTCCGGGATATGTGGGGGTAACCGTTGCGCCTACTGCCAATATCGGAGACATGGAGAATGAAGGGGTGGAAGTAGAACTTGGATACAAAAAGAACTGGACGGATTTTGGAGTATCGGTAAACGGAAACTTCGCCTACCTTAAAAATACCGTTACAAGTCTGGAGCAGGGAAGGCTGTATATTGACGGACCTGGATTCCAGTCTATGGGCCCTGTTTCCAGAATACAGGTGGGTGAATCGTATGGTTCATTCTACGGTTATAAGACATTGGGTATTTTCCAGAATCAGGATCAGATCAACGCTTACAGGAACGCTGCAGGACAGCTGATCCTTCCGGACGCAAAACCTGGGGATTTTATCTGGCAGGATACCAACGGTGATGGTAAAATCACGGACGCCGATAAAGTGAACTTAGGAAATTCAGTGCCTAAATATACCTTTGGTTTAACGGTAAACATGAATTACAAAAACTGGGACTTGATGGTCTTTGCTCAGGGACAGGCTGGAAACAAGATTTTCCAGGGACTGAGACGTCTGGATATTCTGAATGCAAACTATCAGACGGCTATTCTTGACCGATGGACGGGTGAAGGTACCTCCACGCCTAGGCTTACTACGAACGATACCAACCACAACTATACCTGGATGTCGGATTATTATCTTCAGAAAGGAGATTATGTGAGAGTAAAGCTGGTTCAGCTGGGATACACGTTACCTCAGACGATGACGCAAAATTTAGGAATGGGCAAACTTCGCCTTTATATTACTGCTGAAAACCTTTTCACGTTCACCAAATATACAGGGTATGACCCTGAAATTGCAGCCGGTGATAGTTTCGGTATCGACAGGGCTTACTATCCTCAGGCCAAGACATTCCTTTTCGGAGCTAATTTAACATTCTAA
- a CDS encoding RagB/SusD family nutrient uptake outer membrane protein: MKNKIFKISIAASLFVGTGLINVACNTDNLEDVKNLGAFDTNNFFRNEQECFFALVGAYDPVRKYAGGFENMVTFFNAGSDDFYAGGGSSTDGAGIQGLSNYQLNPNTMPVSYWRDYYQGVSRTNVLIEKIPQANMSDAIKNRFTAESKTLRALYYFELVRMFGNIPLITKEIKATDDYYNIPQSPATAVYAQIEADLLAAIPNLPMTVSGDQRGRFTQGAARALLGKVYLYENKKAEAAAQFAEVNGTPGGTSQYGYKLVSDFASLWVTDNKFTSESIFEVMHTNKGNSDWGFWGQGNDEGNSINIMVAPRGYTRKTSDAPDVVAGWAFNPVSTDLFNFMQGDPRMDASILNVKALEQQGKAVYSPAYMDSGYFLNKYMPTKDEVTTLPGASELNYRQNYIYIRLADTYLMEAEALNGTGSRAQALLDAVRARVGLASVPVSMQAIKDERRRELIGEGHRWFDLVRWGDAPAKLGARGFVAGKNEILPIPYTELTGTILKQNPGY, encoded by the coding sequence ATGAAAAACAAAATATTTAAAATAAGCATAGCAGCATCATTATTTGTAGGGACAGGACTGATTAACGTTGCATGTAATACAGATAACCTTGAAGATGTTAAAAATCTTGGGGCATTTGATACCAATAATTTCTTCAGAAATGAACAGGAATGCTTTTTCGCACTTGTAGGAGCGTATGACCCGGTAAGAAAATATGCAGGCGGCTTTGAAAATATGGTAACTTTTTTCAATGCAGGATCTGATGATTTCTACGCCGGAGGAGGAAGTTCCACAGACGGAGCCGGAATACAGGGTCTGTCTAATTACCAGCTGAATCCCAATACAATGCCGGTAAGCTATTGGAGAGATTATTATCAGGGGGTTTCCAGGACCAATGTTCTGATCGAGAAAATCCCTCAGGCCAATATGAGTGATGCCATAAAAAACAGGTTTACGGCAGAATCAAAGACTTTACGGGCTTTATATTATTTCGAACTGGTAAGAATGTTCGGAAATATTCCTCTTATTACCAAGGAGATCAAAGCGACTGATGATTACTATAACATTCCTCAGTCTCCTGCTACAGCAGTGTATGCACAGATTGAAGCTGATCTTCTCGCTGCCATCCCTAATCTCCCAATGACCGTATCCGGTGATCAGAGAGGCCGGTTTACCCAAGGTGCAGCAAGAGCGTTACTGGGTAAGGTATATCTGTATGAGAATAAAAAAGCAGAGGCAGCAGCGCAGTTTGCTGAAGTTAACGGAACTCCGGGCGGGACAAGTCAGTACGGATATAAACTTGTCAGCGATTTTGCAAGCCTTTGGGTAACTGATAATAAATTTACCTCAGAATCAATTTTCGAGGTCATGCATACCAACAAAGGAAACTCAGACTGGGGATTCTGGGGACAAGGAAATGATGAAGGGAATTCAATTAATATTATGGTTGCCCCGAGAGGATACACCAGAAAAACATCTGATGCTCCTGACGTTGTTGCTGGCTGGGCATTCAATCCTGTTTCAACAGATCTTTTCAACTTTATGCAGGGTGATCCGAGAATGGATGCCAGCATCCTGAATGTAAAGGCTCTTGAGCAGCAGGGTAAGGCAGTATATTCACCTGCATACATGGACTCAGGATATTTTTTGAATAAATATATGCCTACGAAAGACGAAGTAACCACATTACCGGGTGCCTCTGAACTGAACTACAGGCAGAATTACATTTACATCAGATTGGCAGATACGTATCTTATGGAGGCTGAAGCACTTAACGGAACAGGATCCAGGGCTCAGGCGTTGCTGGATGCGGTAAGAGCAAGAGTGGGCCTGGCTTCCGTACCGGTTTCCATGCAGGCTATAAAAGATGAAAGAAGAAGGGAGCTGATTGGTGAAGGGCACCGTTGGTTTGATCTGGTAAGATGGGGAGATGCTCCTGCTAAATTAGGAGCCCGAGGTTTCGTTGCGGGCAAAAACGAAATATTGCCGATTCCTTATACCGAACTTACGGGAACTATCCTTAAACAAAACCCAGGCTATTAA
- a CDS encoding glycoside hydrolase family 30 protein, which translates to MRSAALCGVALLSFLGCSSTSSDLANNENPANGGGVTTGDPVDVWLTKGDQSVKLQQQTAVYFTSASNSYPNIEIDASKVFQTVDGFGYTLTGGSVEVINQLNAAKKQELLNDLFSSSGIGISYLRISIGASDLNSEVFSYDDMPAGQTDLTLSQFSLTKDQAVIQMLKDILVINPNIKILATPWSPPVWMKDNGSTIGGSLKPEYYNVYAQYFVKYIQAMKAQGINITAVTPQNEPLHAGNNPSLYMTAANQAAFIKNSLGPAFQAANINTKIIAYDHNCDNPAYPLAVLNDAAANPYVDGSAFHLYAGDISALSTVHNLFPDKNVYFTEQWTSSTGNFSGDLDWHVKNIIIGSMRNWSKTALEWNVANNASFGPHTPGGCTQCKGAVTISGGNTYEKNIAYYIIAHASKFVPVNSQRIASTEADNLSTVAFRTPAGKTVLIVQNSSSTDKTFNIKYNQKSAPVTISGSSAATYIF; encoded by the coding sequence ATGAGAAGTGCTGCACTTTGCGGTGTAGCGCTTCTCTCTTTTTTGGGGTGCAGCAGCACTTCATCAGATTTGGCCAATAATGAAAATCCGGCTAACGGAGGCGGTGTAACTACCGGAGATCCTGTGGATGTATGGCTCACGAAAGGAGACCAGTCGGTAAAACTGCAACAGCAGACCGCAGTTTACTTTACATCAGCATCCAATAGCTATCCGAACATAGAAATCGATGCTTCCAAAGTATTTCAGACAGTGGATGGTTTCGGTTATACCCTGACAGGCGGAAGCGTGGAAGTGATCAATCAGCTGAATGCGGCTAAGAAACAGGAATTACTGAATGATTTGTTCAGCAGTTCCGGAATCGGAATCAGCTATCTGAGGATCAGCATCGGAGCTTCAGACCTTAACAGCGAAGTATTCTCGTATGATGATATGCCGGCAGGTCAAACCGATCTTACGCTGTCACAGTTCAGCCTGACAAAGGATCAGGCGGTCATCCAGATGCTAAAAGATATTCTGGTGATCAATCCTAACATCAAAATTCTGGCAACGCCTTGGTCACCACCGGTTTGGATGAAAGACAACGGAAGTACGATCGGCGGAAGTTTAAAACCGGAATATTACAACGTCTATGCCCAGTATTTCGTAAAATACATCCAGGCAATGAAAGCTCAGGGAATCAATATTACCGCTGTTACGCCTCAGAATGAGCCTTTGCATGCCGGAAATAATCCCAGTCTGTACATGACAGCTGCCAATCAGGCTGCATTCATCAAAAATAGCCTTGGGCCTGCTTTTCAGGCGGCCAATATCAACACCAAAATTATTGCATACGATCACAACTGTGACAATCCGGCTTATCCTCTGGCGGTTCTGAATGATGCTGCCGCTAATCCTTATGTGGATGGATCTGCATTTCACCTCTATGCAGGTGATATTTCAGCTTTGAGTACGGTGCATAATTTATTTCCGGATAAAAATGTGTACTTCACCGAGCAATGGACCAGTTCTACCGGAAACTTCTCCGGAGATTTGGATTGGCACGTGAAAAACATTATTATTGGGTCTATGAGAAACTGGAGCAAAACCGCACTGGAATGGAATGTCGCCAATAATGCCTCATTCGGGCCACATACGCCCGGAGGATGCACCCAATGCAAAGGAGCAGTTACCATCAGTGGAGGAAATACTTATGAAAAGAATATTGCCTATTACATCATTGCTCATGCGTCCAAATTTGTTCCGGTAAATTCCCAGAGAATCGCTTCTACTGAGGCAGATAATCTTTCAACGGTAGCTTTCAGGACACCTGCAGGAAAGACGGTTCTTATTGTACAGAACAGTAGTTCAACAGATAAGACATTTAACATCAAATATAATCAGAAATCAGCTCCTGTAACCATTTCAGGGAGCTCGGCAGCAACGTATATCTTTTAA